The genomic DNA CCAAGCGATTGAATGGTTTTTAAGAAATCTTTTGTTTTTTCAAAGTCGGGAGCTTGATTGATAATATTTATACTTGAAGCAACTGTATTGATATTCACTTTTAAATCATATTTTTTTGCAACTTTCTTAATCAACCAAACGCATGCTGAACATTGAATGCCTTCTACATGAAAAATCAACCTTTGCTTATGCTTTTCATAAAATGTTCCAAAAGTATCTAAATTATTTTTACGTAAATCATCTTCTGACTGAGGTGAAAGATCACTATTTTTTAATTGGTAAAAGTTTTTTAACCCTAACTCATGGATTAATCCGTACACATGTTCGCAACCAGAACAACAAAAACGATAATCCTGATTTTTTTTTAACTTTACGTTCCTGGGAATACGCAAGCCACAATGCAAACATTGTTCAGTTTGCACTTCAAGCTCTTCATTGTGTTTTTTCAATACTTGTCCCATGCTAAACGTCTTCTAACCTTATTCCAATAAAACAAACCATGAGAAATATCATGTTTTTTTCATAAAACTTGCGTATAAACATCTGCATGGAACACGGAGCACACCATATAACTGAATTAACCACTTACTCTTCTTTTTTTGTATTGGGTTTCTTAACCAGTTTTCATTGCATTGGCATGTGCGGCCCCATAGCCATGCTGTTCATCTCTGACAATGACTCAGCTGTAAAAGAAAGTTTGAAGTATAATTTTTCGCGTTTGATTTCCTATATTGTTGTTGGAACCGCACTTTACTTTATTGGCACTCGTTTTTTAACGCCTCAGGTTAAAAAAATTAGTGCTCTTTTTCTGATCATTGTCATATTAAGCAATAGCCTTTTTAGGCTTTTTTCTGCCCCTTTATTTATTAAAAAACTGTTCATCCAGTTACAAAGCTCGGCCATAAAAGTGTTCCCTAAAAAGCACAAAAGTGTTGGTGTTGGTCTTTTTTCAGGTATTTTTCCCTGTGGCATGCTCTATGCTGCTTATATTGCTGCTTTAACCACACCCAACATTAAAACAGCCCTTATCAGCCTTATTATTTTTGCTCTTGGAACCATGCCCATGCTATTTGGAGTTAATGTTTTAGGGGTAAAACTTTTTAAATCATTGTCTAAAAAAAATCAGCAGTATGTTTACCATACTTTGGCTACCGTATCATTACTGTTCATTTTTATGATGAATTTTATGTATTCGCATAGCAGTAGCCATATGCATTAAACTTCTGCAATCTGTCTTATTTCTTCTATTTTTTTTAGATATATCTTTTTTGAAATCAGATCAATGTGGCCGAAATTCTTAAACTCTGAAAGTGTACGCATAACTGACTCAGGTGTTGTGGAAACCATGGCAGCCATATCTGAACGCGTTAGTTTGATATCTAAAAAAAGACCTTGTTCAGTCTCAGTGCCGTGTGTTGAACTTAATACAAATAATAGTTTTGCTATTCTCTGTTGTACATCTTTATTTTGAATATCGTTAAGTCTATTTTCAAAGTCATGTAGATCTTGTGTCATTTTTTGAATAACTTTCAAAGCAAGATCACTATCATTTTTAATTAAACCTATAATAAATTTTTTATCGACAAAACAAACTTCTGTATCTTGCATGGCAACGGCTGTAACGTTACTGCTTTGCTTTGAAATAATATCATACACCCCAATAGCTTCTCCTGGACTTATGATTTTATACAGGGTTTCTTTACCTTCTGCGCCATTTTTAACCAACTTTACTTGCCCAGAAACAAGACAAAAAACGCCGGGACAATCACTTTCTTCATAAAAAATGGTCTGTCCTTTTTTATAATGATGATTACTCTTATGTAAATCCAGTTGTTGAAGATGTTTTTCAGCTAAATCAGAAAAAATGCCGTTAATTCTAGATGGGCAGGTTAAACAACTTTCCTTATCATGAACATGGCATGCTTTATATGGCTTAATGGTTTCCATAATCTACAAACATGATCTATATCATGTTTGTAGACAAAGACACAAAAAAATTAAATAGAATTAAGTTATTGAAATTATTATTTTTTATTAACAATTAACCCAAGAACAAACCCTATACCAGCGGCAATACCCAATGCTTTTAGGGGTTCTTTTTGAGTACCTTTAATGATATCTTCACTTAAATCTTGAGTTTTTTGATTTACTTTTTTAGCTGTTTCTTCAAACTTTGGTTTTAATTCAGAAATAACATTTCCAAGCTCTTCGTATTCTTTTGAAAATAAGGTTTGTAAATCATCTTTTTGTTCTTGCGCAGCTTGTTTAAGTAAATCAAGTGCTTTTTTTATAGATGAAACATTTTTTGCCATAATTACACCTCTCTAATTGTTGTTGTTTTTATCTGTCTCTATGTAAGACAAAATTTCATTGATTCTAAGTAACTTTATCCAAAACCATTGTGAGCAAATGGCAAAATATGTCAGTATAACCGCTACCATGCTCACCAAAGCCAACCAAAATTGGATACTAGACGTATAAGCAGTTTCATTTGGAAAAATAACCAAAAAATATACCGTACTGTAAACAATGGCCAGGATCATCAGAAAAAATCCACTCAGTGCCCACATAAATATTTTACGAACTTGCATGCCCAACTCTATGTATTTTGCTGCACATTGAACCTGATAACGTTTGGTTTTATAACCAATCACTGGCTTAACAATATATTGAAAAATCATCATTAGCTTATATAAAGAATTTAGTCTCATTTATTTTAACTCCATAGTGTTTCATATTCTTTTTGTAAAAGCTTGCAACCTAACCAAAGACAGTATGTAAATTTGCACAATAAAAAAGTTTACGCTTTATCATTATACCTGATCAGATCAGTAGGAGTAACAACCCCTAAAAGCTTATTACTGCCTCTTTCAACAATAAATACACGCGGATCTCTTGATTGGTCTAGTTTCTCAATCACTGTTCTAGCAGTTTCATCATCAAAAGCAATACATGATTTAAGTTTCATCACTTCATCTACCTTTTTTTGACCATGTTTTTTTTGCAACATCTCTAAATCAAAATAAGAAATCACCCCAAGCAACAAACCATCTTTACCCAAAACTGGATAAACACTATGTTTACTCTGTCTAGCTTTTTGCCAAGCATTAATCACCAATGTTCCAGATTTAATATAATCGATCTGGGTCACCATAATTTTTGCAACCGATGTCATCTCAAAAGGATCAACCTTAAAGTCCATCGCAAAAGGTAGTTTTTTCTGTTGTAAATGTCGTGCATACAAAGAAAACTTACCCAATAAGACCATGGATACCTGATCTGCAACCACACAAGCAAACATTACTGGCAGGATAATGGAGTAGTTTCTTGTCATCTCAAATAAAATAACGATTGAAAAAAATGTCCCCCGTGATGCTGCAGCAAAAAAACTGCCCATCCCCACCAATGCATAAGCTCCATAAGGCATTGTACTGTGGGGAAACAAAGCATGTACAAAAACACCATAAATCCCACCAACCAATGCTCCCATAAATAAAGAAGGTGCAAACACACCCCCTGAGCCCCCGCTACCAAGGGTTAATCCTACCGATAAAATTTTTAATAAGAACAAGGGTAACAATAAATAAATCGCCAATTTTTGTTGAAGAATCGCATTCGCTGCTTCATAGCCGCCGCCATACAACTGCGGAAAAAAATAGGCCATCGCACCAACCAACACACCCCCAACCACAGCTCGCAACCAGGCATTTTTAACCAGCTGTTGAATTTTATTTTCAACCCAATCGATACCATTGACAAATATATATGCTCCTAGCCCTGTTATAATCCCTAGAAATAAATAAAAAATTATTTCCGAATTGGTTCTAAGAGAAAACTCTCGTACTGAAAATGCAGGCTGATCGCCAAGATAATAGCGAGAAATCAAGGTAGCAAAGACAGTAGAAACAACCAGTGGGATAAAAGATTTGGCTCGCCATTCGAGTAAAATTAACTCAATAGCAAAAATCACACCTGCGATGGGTGTATTAAAAGTAGCTGCTATTCCTGCTGACGCACCACAGGCAACCAAAATTTTTAAATTCTCTTGTTTTAAACCTAGACTTTGGCCTAAAAAAGAACCTATAGCAGCGCCAATCTGAACAATAGGGCCTTCTCTTCCTAATCCCCCACCTGCTCCAATCGTTAAACTTGAAGCTAAGGTTTTAACCAAAGCAACTGGCTTACGAATAACACCAGACTTGTGTTGAACTGCTGCAATAACTTCTGGGACGCCATGGCCTCTGGCTTCAGAAGCAAAT from Oligoflexia bacterium includes the following:
- a CDS encoding sulfite exporter TauE/SafE family protein translates to MEHGAHHITELTTYSSFFVLGFLTSFHCIGMCGPIAMLFISDNDSAVKESLKYNFSRLISYIVVGTALYFIGTRFLTPQVKKISALFLIIVILSNSLFRLFSAPLFIKKLFIQLQSSAIKVFPKKHKSVGVGLFSGIFPCGMLYAAYIAALTTPNIKTALISLIIFALGTMPMLFGVNVLGVKLFKSLSKKNQQYVYHTLATVSLLFIFMMNFMYSHSSSHMH
- a CDS encoding chloride channel protein, with the protein product MDKIGQQFNYRLNIYALLVGVVSALGAIAFRAMIGFVQNILFRQEISFNLIDHLEQTKEVWFIFLPVIGFVLSHALIEKFASEARGHGVPEVIAAVQHKSGVIRKPVALVKTLASSLTIGAGGGLGREGPIVQIGAAIGSFLGQSLGLKQENLKILVACGASAGIAATFNTPIAGVIFAIELILLEWRAKSFIPLVVSTVFATLISRYYLGDQPAFSVREFSLRTNSEIIFYLFLGIITGLGAYIFVNGIDWVENKIQQLVKNAWLRAVVGGVLVGAMAYFFPQLYGGGYEAANAILQQKLAIYLLLPLFLLKILSVGLTLGSGGSGGVFAPSLFMGALVGGIYGVFVHALFPHSTMPYGAYALVGMGSFFAAASRGTFFSIVILFEMTRNYSIILPVMFACVVADQVSMVLLGKFSLYARHLQQKKLPFAMDFKVDPFEMTSVAKIMVTQIDYIKSGTLVINAWQKARQSKHSVYPVLGKDGLLLGVISYFDLEMLQKKHGQKKVDEVMKLKSCIAFDDETARTVIEKLDQSRDPRVFIVERGSNKLLGVVTPTDLIRYNDKA
- a CDS encoding Crp/Fnr family transcriptional regulator, which produces METIKPYKACHVHDKESCLTCPSRINGIFSDLAEKHLQQLDLHKSNHHYKKGQTIFYEESDCPGVFCLVSGQVKLVKNGAEGKETLYKIISPGEAIGVYDIISKQSSNVTAVAMQDTEVCFVDKKFIIGLIKNDSDLALKVIQKMTQDLHDFENRLNDIQNKDVQQRIAKLLFVLSSTHGTETEQGLFLDIKLTRSDMAAMVSTTPESVMRTLSEFKNFGHIDLISKKIYLKKIEEIRQIAEV